The following coding sequences lie in one Silvanigrella aquatica genomic window:
- a CDS encoding DUF819 family protein has protein sequence MSTEILLLIIFGSAFACYYIERKIAWIFHASSVCLLILFAMFLNQIGFIPTETELYDHLQSSFLLIAIVMITLNFNFKDILKIPLKILIVFVVGAIGSMVGGILCGYIASYELGIDAYKIAAQLTASYIGGLENAAAMQKVISIPNHYFIASFTLDNVVTSLWIIICIYFSKDKKNEIDIEENDASSFDGVKTSILSVFACFFVALSVLFIADYLAKHVGYLHKILWLSLLTIIAGHIPFLKEFYKPGYVIGAILFSGFFFAAGAISDLNEVMKLPKFIIAMPFIIVFVHAIFIIAAAKILKLNNMTLFITSQTLIGGPGTAVAIAQAKKWKSGVSIGIILGVFGYSIANFFGVFVFNILQFFAPQ, from the coding sequence ATGTCCACTGAAATATTACTGCTTATCATTTTTGGATCTGCTTTTGCCTGTTATTATATTGAACGCAAAATAGCTTGGATTTTCCATGCAAGCAGTGTTTGCTTATTAATTCTCTTTGCAATGTTTTTAAACCAAATTGGGTTTATACCTACTGAAACAGAATTATATGACCATTTACAAAGCTCATTTTTATTAATAGCTATAGTTATGATCACCCTAAACTTTAATTTTAAAGATATTTTAAAAATTCCTTTAAAAATTTTAATTGTGTTTGTTGTAGGCGCAATCGGCAGTATGGTGGGTGGTATTTTATGCGGTTACATTGCTTCATACGAACTTGGCATTGATGCGTATAAAATAGCAGCACAACTCACCGCAAGTTACATAGGCGGCTTGGAAAATGCAGCCGCAATGCAAAAAGTCATAAGTATACCGAATCATTATTTTATTGCTTCATTTACCTTAGATAATGTTGTCACAAGCCTCTGGATTATTATTTGTATATACTTTTCAAAAGATAAGAAAAATGAAATTGATATTGAAGAAAATGACGCAAGCAGTTTTGATGGTGTAAAAACCTCTATTTTAAGTGTATTTGCGTGTTTTTTTGTAGCACTAAGCGTTTTATTTATTGCAGATTATTTAGCAAAACATGTAGGATACCTACATAAAATTCTATGGCTATCTCTTTTAACAATCATAGCAGGACACATTCCATTTTTAAAAGAGTTTTATAAACCAGGATATGTGATTGGCGCAATTTTATTTTCTGGATTCTTTTTCGCAGCAGGAGCAATTTCCGATTTAAATGAAGTTATGAAACTTCCTAAATTTATTATAGCTATGCCATTTATAATAGTATTTGTACATGCTATATTTATAATAGCAGCAGCAAAAATACTAAAGCTAAATAACATGACACTTTTTATAACATCACAAACTTTAATTGGTGGCCCCGGCACAGCGGTTGCGATTGCACAGGCAAAAAAATGGAAAAGCGGAGTCTCTATTGGAATTATACTTGGTGTTTTTGGCTATTCGATAGCTAATTTTTTTGGCGTTTTTGTATTTAATATATTACAATTTTTTGCTCCACAATAA
- a CDS encoding M15 family metallopeptidase: protein MIQKLIETPIYFDYKLPTKNDIDWLKINTKSVNVEQNFRINAAHSYREIKLSGTQNIMLARQALVLKLNEILEILPNKYSFKVFDAFRTVETQFALFNYIYNQQKEINPKLSHSELYSITREFIIHPEETSRFAIPPHNSGGAIDLTLTCDGINLEMGTDFDAITPLSQTNYFEQEYISECGFTNEKWLEIRNNRRILFNAMKHVGFTNFQVEWWHYDLGDCMWAIELQQNWYYPSLEKELK from the coding sequence ATGATTCAAAAATTAATTGAGACCCCGATTTATTTTGACTATAAGCTCCCTACTAAAAATGACATTGATTGGCTTAAAATTAATACTAAATCCGTTAATGTTGAGCAAAATTTTAGAATAAATGCGGCTCATTCATACAGAGAAATTAAACTCAGCGGAACGCAAAACATTATGCTTGCGCGCCAAGCGTTAGTATTAAAACTCAACGAAATTCTTGAAATTTTACCAAATAAATACAGCTTTAAAGTATTTGATGCCTTTCGTACTGTGGAAACACAATTTGCATTATTCAATTATATCTATAACCAGCAAAAAGAAATAAATCCCAAATTAAGTCACTCCGAACTTTATTCGATTACAAGAGAATTTATTATTCACCCAGAGGAGACATCGAGATTTGCTATACCGCCCCACAATAGCGGAGGAGCTATCGATTTAACTCTAACTTGCGATGGAATTAACTTGGAAATGGGAACAGATTTCGATGCCATTACACCACTTTCCCAAACAAATTATTTTGAACAAGAATATATTTCAGAATGTGGATTTACAAACGAAAAATGGCTTGAAATTAGAAACAACAGAAGAATTTTATTTAATGCCATGAAACATGTGGGCTTTACAAATTTTCAAGTGGAATGGTGGCACTACGATTTAGGCGATTGCATGTGGGCAATAGAACTTCAACAAAACTGGTACTATCCCTCGCTTGAAAAAGAATTAAAATAG
- a CDS encoding single-stranded DNA-binding protein encodes MSGVNKVILVGRLGQEPEIRSTTSGQQVCTLSIATSETWVKDGNKEERTEWHRVVLWGRQAEIAHKYLKKGRLVYIEGKLQTRSWQDQQGQKRYTTEIVANNMQFLESMSGNSPSNRDTQDMPPIHDNNDAPYYSGAGGYDNAPQKNSSSAFSSNSRPMDDDIPF; translated from the coding sequence ATGTCTGGAGTAAACAAAGTCATTCTCGTCGGTAGGTTAGGGCAAGAGCCCGAAATTCGTAGCACAACAAGCGGGCAACAAGTGTGTACCCTTAGCATTGCCACAAGCGAAACTTGGGTAAAAGATGGTAACAAAGAAGAAAGAACAGAATGGCACCGCGTCGTGCTCTGGGGCAGACAAGCAGAAATTGCTCACAAATACCTCAAAAAAGGACGCCTCGTTTATATCGAAGGAAAATTACAAACACGTTCGTGGCAAGATCAACAAGGCCAAAAACGCTATACAACAGAAATTGTTGCTAATAACATGCAATTCTTAGAAAGTATGAGCGGCAATTCTCCTTCCAACCGCGATACACAGGACATGCCACCTATTCATGACAACAACGACGCTCCTTATTATTCAGGAGCAGGTGGTTACGATAACGCACCGCAAAAAAATAGCAGCTCTGCATTCAGTAGCAACTCACGCCCTATGGATGACGACATTCCGTTTTGA
- a CDS encoding histone deacetylase family protein has translation MKIFYSSLQKKHVIKKEVYNGKAHPYNDKVTRVDSILKAFRHAGNYEIIVPEILPYDAISNVHDEDYLHFLESSQNLKNDEIICPYVFPCDNRISRHEPFIPKRAGYYCFDAGTSLMNNTWSAAVASASTAYAAAIHTKKTGEPTYALCRPPGHHASKNMFGGYCYLNNAAIIAKYLLKSGSVMIVDFDYHHGNGTQSIFYDSSEVFYFSIHAHPLVEYPYFTGFEEEKGIDDGVNYNMNVPLMPLSSPSEYFKALLNGMNKAFQVMEPDYLILSAGFDIEAGDPIGHFNISIADFNRLGREFRAMNKKTIILQEGGYLVSALGGNVESFLSAFH, from the coding sequence ATGAAAATTTTTTACAGCTCACTTCAAAAAAAGCACGTTATAAAAAAAGAAGTTTATAACGGAAAAGCTCATCCCTATAATGATAAAGTGACTCGTGTTGACTCCATTCTAAAGGCTTTTAGACATGCTGGTAATTATGAAATTATAGTTCCTGAAATCTTACCTTATGATGCCATATCAAACGTTCACGATGAAGATTATCTGCATTTTTTAGAGTCATCGCAAAATTTAAAAAATGATGAAATTATATGCCCCTATGTTTTTCCTTGTGACAATAGAATTTCTAGGCACGAACCTTTTATTCCTAAAAGAGCAGGCTATTATTGTTTTGATGCAGGCACTTCTCTTATGAATAACACTTGGAGTGCCGCTGTTGCTTCTGCCAGTACCGCATATGCCGCAGCAATACATACTAAAAAAACAGGTGAACCTACTTATGCTCTTTGCCGCCCTCCTGGGCATCACGCTTCTAAAAATATGTTTGGAGGTTATTGTTACCTTAATAATGCCGCCATAATTGCAAAATATTTATTAAAATCGGGCAGCGTTATGATTGTCGATTTCGATTATCATCATGGCAATGGAACCCAAAGCATTTTTTATGATTCCTCTGAAGTTTTCTATTTCAGCATTCATGCTCATCCGTTAGTGGAATATCCTTATTTTACGGGTTTTGAAGAAGAAAAAGGAATTGATGATGGCGTAAATTATAATATGAATGTTCCTTTAATGCCTCTTTCCTCCCCCTCTGAATATTTTAAAGCACTTCTTAATGGAATGAATAAAGCTTTTCAAGTTATGGAACCAGATTATCTTATTTTATCTGCCGGTTTTGATATTGAAGCCGGCGATCCCATTGGCCATTTTAATATAAGTATTGCCGATTTTAACCGCTTAGGCAGAGAATTTCGCGCTATGAATAAAAAAACAATTATTCTTCAAGAAGGTGGTTATTTAGTAAGTGCCCTTGGCGGAAATGTGGAAAGTTTTTTAAGTGCTTTTCACTAA
- a CDS encoding ABC transporter ATP-binding protein, with translation MAKVILKNLKKEFQNQTILQSVNLEINDGEFIVVLGPSGCGKSTMLRMIAGLETVCEGEILIGDQNVSKLEPKDRKIAMVFQNYALYPHMTVYNNIAYGLKLHKVPKAEIEKKVNIAAEMLQLKDLLQRKPNQLSGGQRQRVAMGRAIVREPNVFLFDEPLSNLDAKLRTQMRFEIKNIHRKVKTTSIYVTHDQIEAMTLADRIVLLNKGKIEQIGTPLELYHKPASTFVGGFIGNPPMNFIPGDIAQKYIATDKLNANTILGIRPEKIEIIDEKNSQQNHNSLIPFMTHMFESIGHENFIYGKIEGTNTELIIKSNNVFMEENKKINIKILEENIHIFKKQTGLKI, from the coding sequence ATGGCAAAAGTAATTTTAAAAAATTTAAAAAAAGAATTTCAAAATCAAACTATTCTTCAGAGTGTCAATCTTGAAATTAACGATGGTGAATTTATTGTTGTTTTAGGTCCAAGTGGCTGTGGTAAATCAACCATGTTACGTATGATTGCAGGATTGGAAACCGTCTGCGAAGGAGAAATATTAATTGGCGATCAAAATGTCTCAAAATTAGAACCTAAAGACAGAAAAATAGCAATGGTATTTCAAAACTATGCATTATACCCGCATATGACGGTTTATAATAATATTGCCTATGGATTAAAACTTCATAAAGTACCAAAAGCCGAAATTGAAAAGAAAGTTAATATTGCCGCTGAAATGCTTCAATTAAAAGATCTTCTACAAAGAAAACCAAATCAATTAAGTGGGGGCCAAAGACAACGTGTGGCTATGGGGCGCGCTATTGTACGTGAACCAAATGTTTTTTTATTTGATGAACCACTAAGTAATTTAGATGCTAAACTCAGAACACAAATGCGTTTTGAAATTAAAAATATTCATAGAAAAGTGAAAACAACAAGCATTTATGTCACTCACGATCAGATTGAAGCCATGACTTTAGCTGATAGAATTGTGCTTTTAAATAAAGGTAAAATAGAACAAATTGGAACCCCTTTGGAATTATATCATAAACCCGCTTCTACTTTTGTGGGTGGATTTATAGGAAATCCACCTATGAATTTTATTCCTGGTGATATCGCACAGAAATATATTGCAACTGATAAATTAAATGCAAATACCATTTTAGGCATTCGACCCGAAAAAATTGAAATTATTGATGAAAAAAATTCTCAACAAAACCATAATTCATTAATACCTTTTATGACTCATATGTTTGAATCCATTGGTCATGAAAATTTTATTTATGGTAAAATTGAGGGAACAAATACAGAATTAATCATAAAATCAAACAATGTTTTCATGGAAGAAAATAAAAAGATAAATATAAAAATACTAGAGGAAAATATTCATATATTTAAAAAACAAACCGGGCTTAAAATTTAA
- the ugpA gene encoding sn-glycerol-3-phosphate ABC transporter permease UgpA, whose protein sequence is MEKRAVFDSKIIPYLFLAPQIIVSAVFFFWPALLAIWQSFLKEDAFGLSTEFVWFDNYKAIFHDSNYLSSIFITIIFSLSVTLICLVSALILAGLINKIRLGKIIYQTLIICPYAVAPAIAGVLWFFLFSPSIGHIAHLMTNAGLNWDPNLNENHALILIILASSWKQISYNFLFYLASLQAIPKSLIEAAAIDGANSFRRFTDIIIPLISPTTFFLFIMNLIYTFFDTFGIIYTTTQGGPGYSTTNLVYKVYVDGIVNLNLGGSAAQSVILMVFVSFITILHFRFVEKKVHY, encoded by the coding sequence GTGGAAAAACGTGCTGTATTTGATTCAAAAATAATACCCTATCTGTTTCTCGCACCACAAATTATTGTTTCGGCGGTGTTCTTTTTCTGGCCAGCACTTCTTGCTATATGGCAATCCTTTTTAAAGGAAGATGCTTTTGGATTGAGTACAGAATTTGTGTGGTTTGATAACTATAAAGCCATATTTCATGATTCCAATTATTTATCTTCTATTTTTATTACAATAATATTTAGCTTAAGTGTTACTTTAATTTGTCTCGTTTCTGCACTTATTTTAGCTGGTCTGATCAATAAAATTCGTTTAGGAAAAATAATTTATCAAACTCTTATTATTTGCCCCTATGCTGTCGCCCCTGCTATTGCTGGGGTATTATGGTTTTTCTTATTTAGTCCTTCCATTGGGCATATTGCTCATCTCATGACAAATGCGGGTTTAAATTGGGATCCTAATTTAAATGAAAATCATGCCTTAATCTTAATTATTTTAGCCTCAAGTTGGAAACAAATCAGCTACAATTTTTTATTTTATCTTGCAAGTTTGCAAGCAATACCAAAGTCGTTAATTGAAGCAGCAGCCATTGATGGCGCCAATTCATTTCGAAGATTTACCGACATCATCATTCCATTAATATCGCCTACAACGTTTTTTCTATTTATAATGAATTTAATTTATACATTTTTTGATACTTTTGGCATTATTTATACTACGACACAAGGTGGACCAGGATATTCAACAACAAATCTCGTTTATAAAGTTTATGTAGATGGTATTGTAAATTTAAATTTAGGCGGTTCTGCTGCACAATCTGTTATATTAATGGTATTTGTTTCTTTTATTACAATTTTACACTTTAGATTTGTTGAAAAAAAGGTGCACTATTAA
- a CDS encoding ATP-binding protein, producing the protein MRAIYNLKTIKFESCAPIIKKIIGTYLCFLFILFVISSIIFLNNFKQFFSENHVFNITTFITITFFIISCTLVLLLWIILKNIISPLVKLITHSKNSTTLQEKEIPENISSEIIELYKITNESIARINEYQEKKIENEKNKAIAMTTQMLAHDIRKPFQILKISLEIILKQKDSDNLKKIALEVLPEIDRTIKKVEGMISDVLEIGKTSENISLTPTDPELFIENTQKIFNKFYTQKKNGTGLGLAIVEKVIKEHGGNIYCTSEMNSEFPEGKVEFWFTLPIAEGYLKYQTINNYDRNNELNI; encoded by the coding sequence ATGAGAGCAATATATAATTTAAAAACAATTAAATTTGAAAGCTGCGCTCCGATAATTAAAAAAATAATTGGAACTTATTTGTGCTTTTTATTTATTTTATTTGTTATTTCTTCAATTATTTTTTTAAATAATTTTAAACAATTTTTTTCAGAAAATCATGTTTTTAATATAACAACATTTATAACAATAACATTTTTTATAATTTCTTGTACCTTAGTTCTTTTATTATGGATCATCCTCAAAAACATCATCTCCCCTCTGGTTAAACTTATAACTCACTCAAAAAACTCAACGACACTGCAAGAAAAAGAAATTCCAGAAAATATTTCATCTGAAATAATAGAATTGTATAAAATAACCAACGAATCTATTGCGCGCATTAATGAATATCAAGAAAAAAAAATTGAAAATGAAAAAAATAAAGCTATTGCCATGACCACGCAAATGCTTGCCCACGATATTCGAAAACCATTTCAAATATTGAAGATCTCACTTGAAATTATTTTAAAGCAAAAAGATAGTGATAATTTGAAAAAAATTGCCTTAGAAGTATTACCCGAAATTGATCGTACTATTAAAAAAGTGGAAGGCATGATAAGCGATGTCCTAGAAATAGGTAAAACAAGTGAAAACATCAGTCTCACTCCTACCGACCCCGAATTATTTATTGAAAATACACAAAAAATATTTAATAAATTCTACACGCAGAAAAAAAATGGAACAGGGCTTGGACTTGCCATTGTGGAAAAAGTGATAAAGGAACATGGAGGCAATATTTACTGCACTTCTGAAATGAATTCAGAATTTCCTGAAGGCAAAGTTGAATTTTGGTTTACTTTGCCTATTGCGGAAGGATATTTAAAATACCAAACAATAAATAATTATGATAGAAATAATGAATTAAATATTTAA
- the ugpE gene encoding sn-glycerol-3-phosphate ABC transporter permease UgpE, which translates to MDKNFKLSNAIAHLILIIGVIIITFPMYFGFVASTQSVEAILHGNSGILPGNYFVENYLEIFSPNKNILPGISIWHLLFNSLFVTLLITFGKTAISIISAYAIVYFKFPFRNTAFALIFLTLMLPVEVRIVPTFQMASNLNLLDSYQGLSVPLIASATATFLFRQFFMSIPDELCEAARIDGAGPVRFFWDTILPLSKTSIAALFVILFIYGWNQYLWPLLITTKQSMSTIIIAVTQMITSDGKTPWHLVMGVAFIAMIPPVLVVILMQKWFVKGLIDSEK; encoded by the coding sequence ATGGATAAAAATTTTAAACTATCCAATGCCATTGCTCATCTCATTTTAATTATTGGTGTTATTATAATTACTTTTCCTATGTATTTTGGCTTTGTAGCCTCAACCCAAAGTGTTGAGGCGATTTTACATGGTAACTCTGGAATTCTACCAGGGAATTATTTCGTAGAAAATTATTTAGAAATTTTTTCTCCAAATAAAAATATTTTGCCTGGTATATCAATATGGCATTTGCTCTTTAATAGTTTATTCGTTACTTTATTAATAACTTTTGGCAAAACAGCTATATCAATTATCTCTGCTTACGCTATTGTTTATTTTAAGTTTCCATTTCGAAATACGGCCTTTGCGCTTATTTTTTTAACACTCATGCTTCCTGTTGAAGTTCGTATTGTGCCTACATTTCAAATGGCTTCTAATTTAAATCTTCTTGATTCTTACCAAGGATTATCGGTTCCACTTATTGCTTCTGCCACAGCAACATTTTTATTTAGACAGTTTTTTATGTCCATTCCAGATGAACTGTGCGAAGCGGCTCGCATTGATGGCGCAGGTCCTGTACGTTTTTTTTGGGACACTATTTTACCACTGTCTAAAACAAGTATAGCTGCCTTATTTGTTATTTTGTTTATATATGGTTGGAATCAATATCTTTGGCCATTATTAATAACCACAAAACAAAGCATGAGCACAATTATAATTGCTGTAACTCAAATGATCACATCAGATGGAAAAACACCTTGGCACCTTGTTATGGGTGTCGCTTTTATTGCAATGATACCCCCGGTATTAGTCGTTATTTTAATGCAAAAGTGGTTTGTTAAAGGATTGATTGATTCTGAAAAATGA
- the ugpQ gene encoding glycerophosphodiester phosphodiesterase, with amino-acid sequence MLQKINIPKIIGHRGAKGHAPENTIASFRKAKELGVTWVEFDVKETEDGVLIIMHDDELDRTTNGKGAIAKKNWAVIKELDAGSWFHSSFSNEKIPTLEETFLLLKELNMGANIEIKPCPGREERTAIAVGKAIKEKWPQELPPPLVSSFSMDSLVTVKKVYPNLIIGALFETLPDDWKKIILKVQAQTIHIDHEVVNAKMIQEMKDAGYPVLTYTVNDQKRARELFNIGVHSIFTDFPWKE; translated from the coding sequence ATGTTACAAAAAATTAACATTCCTAAAATAATTGGACACAGAGGCGCCAAAGGTCATGCCCCTGAAAATACAATAGCATCATTTCGAAAAGCAAAAGAATTAGGCGTAACATGGGTTGAATTTGATGTAAAAGAAACAGAAGATGGCGTTCTTATTATTATGCATGACGATGAACTTGATAGAACAACAAATGGAAAAGGTGCCATTGCAAAAAAAAATTGGGCAGTCATCAAAGAACTCGATGCAGGATCTTGGTTTCACTCTTCATTTTCTAATGAAAAAATTCCCACTCTAGAAGAAACATTTTTATTACTTAAAGAATTAAACATGGGTGCAAATATAGAAATTAAGCCTTGCCCCGGAAGAGAAGAAAGAACGGCAATTGCTGTTGGAAAAGCAATAAAAGAAAAATGGCCACAAGAACTCCCACCTCCATTAGTTTCGAGTTTTAGTATGGATTCGCTCGTTACCGTAAAAAAAGTTTATCCCAATTTGATTATTGGCGCTTTATTTGAGACACTACCGGACGATTGGAAGAAAATTATTTTAAAGGTTCAAGCGCAAACAATTCACATTGATCATGAAGTTGTCAACGCAAAGATGATTCAAGAAATGAAAGACGCAGGATATCCCGTTCTTACGTATACTGTGAATGATCAAAAAAGAGCTCGTGAACTATTTAATATAGGAGTTCATTCTATTTTCACTGATTTTCCATGGAAGGAATAA
- the lpxC gene encoding UDP-3-O-acyl-N-acetylglucosamine deacetylase yields the protein MNNFQRTLKRSVSFSGVGVHSGNLISVEIRPAAANTGIVFQRTDLPNKPYIKANAEAVFDTSLATRIGSPQAYISTIEHLMAAFFGFGIDNAIVAVNNSEMPILDGSSAPFLVLLNEAGIEELKEFRKILIVEKTIEVVDEKNPTRFIRIEPSKKPLISYVIDFGGVAAIGRQSVTMDYTAKAFCESFSFARTFGLKEEIEFLFSRGLAKGGSMENAILVSRTEGVLNAHGLRHELEFVQHKVLDCIGDLHLMGMPLLGHVIAHKAGHDLHNKLARAILENVSARTIRVPSVREANRLKSLLTFPKSLEEVQVSLSGLAVG from the coding sequence ATGAATAACTTCCAAAGAACATTAAAACGCTCTGTATCCTTCTCAGGTGTTGGAGTTCATTCTGGAAATTTAATTTCTGTTGAAATTCGCCCTGCCGCTGCAAATACCGGAATTGTTTTTCAACGTACTGATCTTCCTAATAAACCTTATATAAAAGCAAATGCGGAAGCGGTATTTGACACAAGCCTTGCGACCCGTATTGGTAGTCCTCAAGCATATATATCTACAATTGAACATTTAATGGCGGCTTTTTTTGGTTTTGGCATTGATAATGCTATCGTTGCCGTAAATAATAGTGAAATGCCTATATTGGATGGTTCTTCAGCCCCTTTTTTAGTGCTTCTTAATGAAGCAGGTATTGAAGAGTTGAAAGAGTTTCGCAAGATTTTAATTGTTGAAAAAACAATAGAAGTGGTGGATGAAAAAAATCCAACACGCTTTATTCGTATTGAACCTTCTAAAAAGCCTCTCATTTCTTATGTGATCGATTTCGGTGGTGTGGCGGCTATTGGTCGTCAGTCTGTGACTATGGATTATACGGCAAAAGCCTTTTGTGAAAGTTTTTCGTTTGCTCGTACTTTTGGCCTCAAGGAAGAAATTGAGTTTCTTTTCTCCCGTGGTCTAGCCAAAGGGGGCTCCATGGAAAATGCCATTCTGGTTTCAAGGACAGAAGGTGTGCTCAATGCGCATGGCTTGCGTCATGAACTTGAATTTGTACAACATAAAGTACTTGATTGTATTGGTGATCTTCATTTAATGGGCATGCCTCTTCTAGGTCATGTCATTGCTCATAAAGCAGGTCACGATCTGCACAATAAATTAGCAAGAGCTATTTTAGAAAACGTATCTGCAAGAACCATTCGTGTTCCTTCGGTTCGTGAAGCAAATCGTTTAAAATCTTTACTTACATTTCCAAAATCTTTGGAAGAAGTTCAAGTCAGCCTCAGCGGTCTCGCCGTAGGTTAA
- the ugpB gene encoding sn-glycerol-3-phosphate ABC transporter substrate-binding protein UgpB, which yields MKSLKLATLTSLMAISYNAPAFSVVDLQFWHGLSGQTAEYLNDMINDFNKSQKEYHVTAVRKGSYQETMMAGIAAYRAKKSPDLIQVYEVGTATMMAAQGAIIPVSKLMTDNHAKLDIKDLIPAVKGYYSHGEELLSYPLNSSSPVMYFNKSIFKKAGLDPNLPPKTWDELFKYAEKIKTSGAAPCGFTSAWIAWIQLENFSAWHNVPYASNSNGMSSKTPKLLFNSKTQVSHWDNLLKANKAGYFTYYGRTTEPEMAFTTQKCGIYFDSTGSYGDVKQSKIDFGVAKLPYYQNVPGAPQNTIIGGASMWVFNGISAEKQKAAAHFISYLSQPEVIAKWHTTSGYLPISNSSYKFLKNEGFYKLNPGLEVAIFELNNKVPNDNSKGLRISGLPEIRNIIEANFESMLSGKLTAQKALDDAVEKGDAIIKK from the coding sequence ATGAAATCATTGAAGCTCGCGACTTTAACTTCTTTAATGGCAATAAGTTATAATGCACCCGCATTTTCAGTAGTAGATCTTCAATTTTGGCATGGCTTATCAGGACAAACAGCGGAATATTTAAATGACATGATTAATGATTTTAATAAATCTCAAAAGGAATATCATGTCACAGCTGTTCGCAAGGGCAGCTATCAAGAAACTATGATGGCAGGAATTGCGGCATATCGTGCTAAAAAAAGTCCGGATTTAATTCAAGTATATGAAGTCGGTACCGCAACAATGATGGCAGCTCAAGGCGCTATAATACCTGTTTCAAAATTAATGACGGACAATCATGCTAAGTTAGATATAAAAGATCTTATTCCTGCCGTCAAAGGTTACTATAGCCATGGAGAGGAACTTCTTTCTTATCCTTTAAATAGTTCTTCTCCCGTTATGTACTTCAATAAATCCATATTTAAAAAAGCAGGACTCGATCCCAATTTACCACCAAAAACTTGGGATGAGCTTTTTAAATATGCAGAAAAAATTAAAACTTCAGGAGCAGCGCCCTGCGGATTTACATCCGCTTGGATTGCTTGGATACAACTAGAAAACTTTAGCGCATGGCACAATGTTCCTTATGCAAGCAACAGCAATGGAATGAGTTCAAAGACTCCAAAACTGCTATTTAATTCTAAAACACAAGTGTCTCACTGGGATAATTTACTAAAAGCAAATAAAGCAGGTTATTTTACATATTATGGAAGAACAACTGAACCAGAAATGGCATTTACAACTCAAAAGTGTGGTATATACTTCGACTCTACAGGATCCTATGGAGATGTGAAACAATCAAAAATTGACTTTGGCGTGGCTAAACTTCCTTACTATCAAAATGTCCCTGGCGCCCCACAAAACACTATTATTGGTGGTGCGAGTATGTGGGTTTTTAATGGTATTTCTGCTGAAAAACAAAAGGCAGCAGCTCACTTTATTTCTTATTTAAGTCAACCTGAAGTCATTGCAAAATGGCACACAACAAGTGGCTACCTACCCATATCTAATTCTTCATATAAATTTTTAAAAAATGAAGGTTTTTATAAATTAAACCCAGGATTAGAAGTTGCTATTTTTGAATTAAATAATAAGGTACCAAATGATAATTCTAAAGGATTAAGAATAAGTGGACTCCCCGAAATTCGTAATATTATTGAAGCAAATTTTGAGTCCATGTTATCAGGAAAATTAACGGCTCAAAAAGCTCTTGATGACGCTGTTGAAAAGGGTGATGCTATTATTAAAAAATAA